One Micropterus dolomieu isolate WLL.071019.BEF.003 ecotype Adirondacks linkage group LG23, ASM2129224v1, whole genome shotgun sequence DNA window includes the following coding sequences:
- the rbm41 gene encoding RNA-binding protein 41 isoform X3 produces MRRVSRQSCEDGPLLEEQETEGQRQLHSLLLQQLHTDVDIDRCVAKRQCFAPASLYRPFGEQAAGVRSLSQFQALQDGENELASLRELGLTDTEIQLWQSRDAPEASEKSHGVCAAPGAKQQRLQVIRDKIEARAELLSRPQRFASSRPLSRREMEIERALFQGNDRLGFLTALYHRDEDKQEGQQGESSSDPMDSLYRDVLIKESQQASLQDSQRETTGASHLPSNRIVSDQLQDSQRDNNQSKEASDQSELQGEKSSLSVHSVPSSDTSEAHLTQDRPRQPPLAAPIHINISQPIGSLRGAVTARSGGPLTVRGEIETISDEEILKNRESEEEIQSIPRFRNYLPGKPSKVLCVKNLSAQASVAQLVALFSRFERENEPPVLYRLLTGRMKGQAFITLPDAETAQKALQLVHGYRLLGKPLVVEFGHERQEKEKQKKEEVWEERK; encoded by the exons ATGCGAAG AGTGAGCAGGCAGTCCTGTGAGGACGGCCCACTGTTGGAGGAGCAGGAGACGGAGGGCCAGCGGCAGCTGCACAGcctcctgctgcagcagctccacACTGACGTTGACATCGATCG atgtgtAGCCAAGAGGCAGTGCTTCGCACCGGCATCACTTTATCGGCCGTTTGGGGAACAGGCGGCTGGAGTGAGAAGCCTCTCCCAGTTCCAGGCCCTGCAGGATGGGGAGAATGAGCTGGCCAGCTTGCGGGAGCTGGGCCTTACCGACACCGAGATCCAGCTGTGGCAGAGCAGAGACGCACCGGAGGCATCAGAGAAG TCCCATGGTGTGTGCGCAGCTCCAGGTGCGAAGCAGCAGCGCCtgcaggtgatcagagacaagATTGAAGCCAGGGCAGAGCTCCTGTCCCGCCCACAACGCTTCGCCTCCAGCCGGCCACTGTCACGCCGGGAGATGGAGATAGAACGGGCGCTTTTCCAGGGAAATGACCGGCTGGGTTTTCTCACTGCACTTTACCATAGAg ATGAAGATAAACAGGAGGGCCAGCAGGGGGAGTCGTCCTCTGATCCCATGGACTCTCTCTACAGAGACGTTCTCATAAAGGAGAGTCAACAAGCGTCACTACAGGACTCTCAGAGAGAGACAACTGGAGCATCACACCTGCCTTCGAACAGAATTGTATCTGACCAATTACAGGACTCACAGAGAGACAACAATCAATCAAAAGAAGCTTCTGATCAATCAGAACTGCAGGGTGAAAAAAGTAGCTTGTCAGTACATTCAGTGCCAAGTTCAGACACTTCAGAGGCGCATCTCACTCAGGACAGACCGCGGCAACCACCACTGGCTGCTCCAATACACATCAATATAAGTCAGCCAATCGGTAGTCTGCGTGGAGCTGTGACTGCGAGGTCAGGGGGACCCCTGACTGTCAGAGGGGAAATTGAGACAATCTCAGACGAAGAAATCCTGAAGAACCGTGAATCTGAAGAAGAGATCCAGAGCATCCCGAGGTTCCGAAACTACCTGCCGGGAAAACCCTCCAAG GTGCTGTGTGTAAAGAACCTGAGTGCACAGGCGTCAGTGGCCCAGCTGGTGGCACTGTTCTCCAGGTTTGAGCGGGAAAATGAGCCGCCAGTCCTTTACCGCCTGCTGACTGGAAGGATGAAGGGGCAGGCCTTCATCACTCTGCCAG ATGCTGAAACGGCACAGAAAGCCTTGCAGCTGGTCCATGGATACCGGTTGCTAGGGAAACCTTTGGTGGTGGAGTTTGGCCATGAGCGACAGGAAaaggagaaacagaagaaagaggaagtgtgggaggagaggaaatag
- the rbm41 gene encoding RNA-binding protein 41 isoform X1: MLQQRAAYCQAMVKRSTHVTLLTSASRLIEDTSAGWGGVSRQSCEDGPLLEEQETEGQRQLHSLLLQQLHTDVDIDRCVAKRQCFAPASLYRPFGEQAAGVRSLSQFQALQDGENELASLRELGLTDTEIQLWQSRDAPEASEKSHGVCAAPGAKQQRLQVIRDKIEARAELLSRPQRFASSRPLSRREMEIERALFQGNDRLGFLTALYHRDEDKQEGQQGESSSDPMDSLYRDVLIKESQQASLQDSQRETTGASHLPSNRIVSDQLQDSQRDNNQSKEASDQSELQGEKSSLSVHSVPSSDTSEAHLTQDRPRQPPLAAPIHINISQPIGSLRGAVTARSGGPLTVRGEIETISDEEILKNRESEEEIQSIPRFRNYLPGKPSKVLCVKNLSAQASVAQLVALFSRFERENEPPVLYRLLTGRMKGQAFITLPDAETAQKALQLVHGYRLLGKPLVVEFGHERQEKEKQKKEEVWEERK, encoded by the exons ATGCTGCAGCAGCGGGCTGCTTATTGCCAGGCAATGGTGAAGAGAAGCACCCATGTCACCTTACTGACGTCAGCCAGCAGGCTAATTGAGGACACTTCAGCTGGGTGGGGAGG AGTGAGCAGGCAGTCCTGTGAGGACGGCCCACTGTTGGAGGAGCAGGAGACGGAGGGCCAGCGGCAGCTGCACAGcctcctgctgcagcagctccacACTGACGTTGACATCGATCG atgtgtAGCCAAGAGGCAGTGCTTCGCACCGGCATCACTTTATCGGCCGTTTGGGGAACAGGCGGCTGGAGTGAGAAGCCTCTCCCAGTTCCAGGCCCTGCAGGATGGGGAGAATGAGCTGGCCAGCTTGCGGGAGCTGGGCCTTACCGACACCGAGATCCAGCTGTGGCAGAGCAGAGACGCACCGGAGGCATCAGAGAAG TCCCATGGTGTGTGCGCAGCTCCAGGTGCGAAGCAGCAGCGCCtgcaggtgatcagagacaagATTGAAGCCAGGGCAGAGCTCCTGTCCCGCCCACAACGCTTCGCCTCCAGCCGGCCACTGTCACGCCGGGAGATGGAGATAGAACGGGCGCTTTTCCAGGGAAATGACCGGCTGGGTTTTCTCACTGCACTTTACCATAGAg ATGAAGATAAACAGGAGGGCCAGCAGGGGGAGTCGTCCTCTGATCCCATGGACTCTCTCTACAGAGACGTTCTCATAAAGGAGAGTCAACAAGCGTCACTACAGGACTCTCAGAGAGAGACAACTGGAGCATCACACCTGCCTTCGAACAGAATTGTATCTGACCAATTACAGGACTCACAGAGAGACAACAATCAATCAAAAGAAGCTTCTGATCAATCAGAACTGCAGGGTGAAAAAAGTAGCTTGTCAGTACATTCAGTGCCAAGTTCAGACACTTCAGAGGCGCATCTCACTCAGGACAGACCGCGGCAACCACCACTGGCTGCTCCAATACACATCAATATAAGTCAGCCAATCGGTAGTCTGCGTGGAGCTGTGACTGCGAGGTCAGGGGGACCCCTGACTGTCAGAGGGGAAATTGAGACAATCTCAGACGAAGAAATCCTGAAGAACCGTGAATCTGAAGAAGAGATCCAGAGCATCCCGAGGTTCCGAAACTACCTGCCGGGAAAACCCTCCAAG GTGCTGTGTGTAAAGAACCTGAGTGCACAGGCGTCAGTGGCCCAGCTGGTGGCACTGTTCTCCAGGTTTGAGCGGGAAAATGAGCCGCCAGTCCTTTACCGCCTGCTGACTGGAAGGATGAAGGGGCAGGCCTTCATCACTCTGCCAG ATGCTGAAACGGCACAGAAAGCCTTGCAGCTGGTCCATGGATACCGGTTGCTAGGGAAACCTTTGGTGGTGGAGTTTGGCCATGAGCGACAGGAAaaggagaaacagaagaaagaggaagtgtgggaggagaggaaatag
- the rbm41 gene encoding RNA-binding protein 41 isoform X2 has protein sequence MVVCKILPRLSRVSRQSCEDGPLLEEQETEGQRQLHSLLLQQLHTDVDIDRCVAKRQCFAPASLYRPFGEQAAGVRSLSQFQALQDGENELASLRELGLTDTEIQLWQSRDAPEASEKSHGVCAAPGAKQQRLQVIRDKIEARAELLSRPQRFASSRPLSRREMEIERALFQGNDRLGFLTALYHRDEDKQEGQQGESSSDPMDSLYRDVLIKESQQASLQDSQRETTGASHLPSNRIVSDQLQDSQRDNNQSKEASDQSELQGEKSSLSVHSVPSSDTSEAHLTQDRPRQPPLAAPIHINISQPIGSLRGAVTARSGGPLTVRGEIETISDEEILKNRESEEEIQSIPRFRNYLPGKPSKVLCVKNLSAQASVAQLVALFSRFERENEPPVLYRLLTGRMKGQAFITLPDAETAQKALQLVHGYRLLGKPLVVEFGHERQEKEKQKKEEVWEERK, from the exons ATGGTGGTCTGCAAAATTCTACCGAGGCTGTCACG AGTGAGCAGGCAGTCCTGTGAGGACGGCCCACTGTTGGAGGAGCAGGAGACGGAGGGCCAGCGGCAGCTGCACAGcctcctgctgcagcagctccacACTGACGTTGACATCGATCG atgtgtAGCCAAGAGGCAGTGCTTCGCACCGGCATCACTTTATCGGCCGTTTGGGGAACAGGCGGCTGGAGTGAGAAGCCTCTCCCAGTTCCAGGCCCTGCAGGATGGGGAGAATGAGCTGGCCAGCTTGCGGGAGCTGGGCCTTACCGACACCGAGATCCAGCTGTGGCAGAGCAGAGACGCACCGGAGGCATCAGAGAAG TCCCATGGTGTGTGCGCAGCTCCAGGTGCGAAGCAGCAGCGCCtgcaggtgatcagagacaagATTGAAGCCAGGGCAGAGCTCCTGTCCCGCCCACAACGCTTCGCCTCCAGCCGGCCACTGTCACGCCGGGAGATGGAGATAGAACGGGCGCTTTTCCAGGGAAATGACCGGCTGGGTTTTCTCACTGCACTTTACCATAGAg ATGAAGATAAACAGGAGGGCCAGCAGGGGGAGTCGTCCTCTGATCCCATGGACTCTCTCTACAGAGACGTTCTCATAAAGGAGAGTCAACAAGCGTCACTACAGGACTCTCAGAGAGAGACAACTGGAGCATCACACCTGCCTTCGAACAGAATTGTATCTGACCAATTACAGGACTCACAGAGAGACAACAATCAATCAAAAGAAGCTTCTGATCAATCAGAACTGCAGGGTGAAAAAAGTAGCTTGTCAGTACATTCAGTGCCAAGTTCAGACACTTCAGAGGCGCATCTCACTCAGGACAGACCGCGGCAACCACCACTGGCTGCTCCAATACACATCAATATAAGTCAGCCAATCGGTAGTCTGCGTGGAGCTGTGACTGCGAGGTCAGGGGGACCCCTGACTGTCAGAGGGGAAATTGAGACAATCTCAGACGAAGAAATCCTGAAGAACCGTGAATCTGAAGAAGAGATCCAGAGCATCCCGAGGTTCCGAAACTACCTGCCGGGAAAACCCTCCAAG GTGCTGTGTGTAAAGAACCTGAGTGCACAGGCGTCAGTGGCCCAGCTGGTGGCACTGTTCTCCAGGTTTGAGCGGGAAAATGAGCCGCCAGTCCTTTACCGCCTGCTGACTGGAAGGATGAAGGGGCAGGCCTTCATCACTCTGCCAG ATGCTGAAACGGCACAGAAAGCCTTGCAGCTGGTCCATGGATACCGGTTGCTAGGGAAACCTTTGGTGGTGGAGTTTGGCCATGAGCGACAGGAAaaggagaaacagaagaaagaggaagtgtgggaggagaggaaatag